A stretch of Stenotrophomonas indicatrix DNA encodes these proteins:
- the thiC gene encoding phosphomethylpyrimidine synthase ThiC: MNAQLSALQQQAQQLSESVTRPIPGSRKIHVPGSRPDLQVPMREIALTRTPTVFGGEENAPVTVYDTSGPYTDPDVRIDLSAGLPALRRGWVEERNDTEQLDGLSSSFGRAREHDPKLDPVRFPARSLPRRARAGANVTQMHYARRGIITPEMEFVAIRENQRLEAIRDASLLQQHPGEAFGASIQQIITPEFVREEIARGRAVLPNNINHPESEPMIIGRNFLTKINANIGNSAVSSGIAEEVEKLVWAIRWGGDTVMDLSTGKHIHETREWIIRNSPVAIGTVPIYQALEKVDGRAEALTWEIFRDTLIEQAEQGVDYFTIHAGVLLRYVPLTARRVTGIVSRGGSIMAKWCLAHHKENFLYTHFEDICEIMKAYDVTFSLGDGLRPGCIADANDAAQFGELETLGELTKIAWKHDVQTMIEGPGHVPMQLIKENMDKQLRECGEAPFYTLGPLTTDIAPGYDHITSAIGAAMIGWFGTAMLCYVTPKEHLGLPNRQDVRDGIMAYRIAAHAADLAKGHPGAQVRDNALSKARFEFRWEDQFHLGLDPEKAKEFHDETLPKDAHKLAHFCSMCGPHFCSMKITQDVREYAEKGMQEKSEQFRAAGAEVYQQG, from the coding sequence ATGAACGCACAGCTCTCCGCCCTGCAGCAACAGGCCCAGCAACTCTCCGAATCCGTGACCCGGCCCATTCCCGGCTCGCGCAAGATCCACGTGCCTGGCTCGCGCCCGGACCTGCAGGTGCCGATGCGCGAGATCGCGCTGACCCGCACGCCGACCGTGTTCGGTGGCGAAGAGAACGCACCGGTCACCGTCTACGACACCTCCGGCCCGTACACCGATCCGGACGTGCGCATCGACCTGTCTGCGGGCCTGCCGGCACTGCGCCGTGGCTGGGTGGAGGAGCGCAACGACACCGAACAGCTCGACGGCCTCAGCTCCTCGTTCGGCCGCGCGCGCGAGCATGATCCGAAGCTGGACCCGGTGCGTTTTCCCGCGCGCAGCCTGCCACGTCGCGCGCGGGCCGGCGCCAACGTCACCCAGATGCACTATGCGCGCCGCGGCATCATCACCCCGGAAATGGAATTCGTGGCAATCCGCGAAAACCAGCGGCTGGAAGCGATCCGCGATGCCTCACTGCTGCAGCAGCATCCTGGCGAGGCATTCGGTGCGTCGATCCAGCAGATCATCACCCCGGAATTCGTGCGCGAGGAAATCGCCCGCGGCCGTGCGGTGCTGCCCAACAACATCAATCACCCGGAAAGCGAGCCGATGATCATCGGCCGCAACTTCCTGACCAAGATCAACGCCAACATCGGCAACAGCGCGGTGTCCTCGGGCATTGCCGAGGAAGTGGAAAAGCTGGTGTGGGCGATCCGCTGGGGCGGCGACACGGTGATGGACCTGTCCACCGGCAAGCACATCCATGAAACGCGCGAATGGATCATCCGCAATTCGCCGGTGGCGATCGGTACGGTGCCGATCTACCAGGCGCTGGAGAAGGTCGACGGCCGCGCCGAAGCGCTGACCTGGGAGATCTTCCGCGACACCCTGATCGAACAGGCAGAGCAGGGCGTGGACTACTTCACCATCCATGCCGGGGTACTGCTGCGCTATGTGCCACTCACCGCCAGGCGGGTTACCGGCATCGTCAGCCGCGGCGGTTCGATCATGGCCAAGTGGTGCCTGGCCCACCACAAGGAAAACTTCCTCTACACGCATTTCGAAGACATCTGCGAAATCATGAAGGCCTACGACGTGACCTTCTCGCTGGGTGATGGCCTGCGTCCTGGCTGCATTGCCGATGCCAACGATGCGGCGCAGTTCGGCGAGCTGGAGACGCTGGGCGAGTTGACGAAGATTGCGTGGAAGCACGACGTGCAGACCATGATCGAAGGCCCCGGCCATGTGCCGATGCAGCTGATCAAGGAGAACATGGACAAGCAGCTTCGCGAGTGCGGCGAGGCGCCGTTCTACACGCTCGGTCCGCTGACCACCGACATCGCACCGGGCTACGACCACATCACCAGCGCGATCGGTGCGGCGATGATCGGCTGGTTCGGCACTGCCATGCTCTGCTACGTCACGCCGAAGGAGCATCTGGGCCTGCCCAACCGGCAGGACGTGCGCGACGGCATCATGGCCTATCGCATCGCCGCCCATGCTGCTGACCTGGCCAAGGGGCACCCGGGGGCTCAGGTGCGTGACAACGCGCTGAGCAAGGCACGTTTCGAATTCCGCTGGGAAGACCAGTTCCACCTCGGCCTGGACCCGGAGAAGGCCAAGGAATTCCACGACGAGACCCTGCCCAAGGACGCGCACAAGCTGGCCCACTTCTGTTCGATGTGCGGCCCGCATTTCTGTTCGATGAAGATCACCCAGGACGTGCGCGAGTACGCCGAGAAGGGCATGCAGGAAAAGTCCGAGCAGTTCCGGGCGGCCGGCGCCGAGGTGTACCAGCAGGGCTGA
- a CDS encoding BCCT family transporter, producing the protein MVFRISIALVLVLVLLAGLAPGPFNTVVQAALADVIRSVGWLYLLVVFLALVFLMYLAFGRFGNLRIGGEDAEPEFSRASWMSMLFAAGMGIGLVFWGAAEPISHFTKPPEGIAPQSMDAARASMRYAFFHWGLHPWAIYALIGLAMAWFQFNRNGRGLVSDMLQPIIGRHHRGWIGRVVNIAAVVATAIGVATTLGFGTIQIAAGVERVFGLQATVPVQMTIIAIAFVLYMASTASGVERGVKWLSNFNLALAALLAATVLVLGPTGFIFDTFTTTLGSYLNQLVTMSLRMSPFSGSTWVADWTIFYWAWWISWAPFVGSFIARISRGRSVREFVIGVVLAPTVLGFFWFAVFGGTALWAQIFGHADLVQALGNGYETVLFTLFDSLPASLMLSAVALVLLMIFFVTSADSAVLVLASMSTDEAGDPPLKRKLAWGIAVALIAAALLLAGGLDALQGMITIAALPFALLMVLVMVSLYRVLDQEYTRERRQAQRQRRMIDAWIAREMAAQEETQAEAARAQDQD; encoded by the coding sequence ATGGTGTTTCGCATTTCCATCGCACTGGTGCTTGTCCTGGTGCTGCTGGCCGGCCTCGCGCCCGGCCCCTTCAATACCGTCGTGCAGGCGGCGCTGGCTGATGTCATCCGCAGCGTCGGTTGGCTGTACCTGCTGGTGGTGTTCCTGGCGCTGGTATTCCTGATGTACCTGGCCTTCGGCCGCTTCGGCAACCTGCGCATCGGTGGCGAAGACGCTGAACCCGAATTTTCGCGCGCCAGCTGGATGTCGATGCTGTTCGCCGCCGGCATGGGCATCGGCCTGGTGTTCTGGGGCGCGGCCGAGCCGATCTCACACTTCACCAAGCCACCGGAAGGCATTGCGCCACAGAGCATGGATGCCGCGCGTGCATCGATGCGCTATGCGTTCTTCCACTGGGGCCTGCATCCGTGGGCGATCTATGCACTGATCGGCCTGGCGATGGCCTGGTTCCAGTTCAACCGCAATGGACGGGGGCTGGTCAGCGATATGCTGCAGCCGATCATCGGCCGCCACCATCGCGGCTGGATCGGCCGTGTCGTCAACATCGCGGCGGTGGTCGCCACGGCGATCGGCGTGGCGACGACGCTCGGCTTCGGCACCATCCAGATCGCTGCAGGCGTGGAGCGCGTATTTGGTCTGCAGGCGACTGTACCGGTGCAGATGACCATCATCGCCATTGCCTTCGTGCTGTACATGGCCTCTACCGCCAGCGGTGTGGAGCGCGGCGTGAAGTGGCTGTCCAACTTCAACCTGGCACTGGCTGCATTGCTGGCCGCGACCGTACTTGTGCTGGGGCCGACTGGCTTCATCTTCGATACGTTCACCACCACGCTGGGTTCCTACCTCAACCAGCTGGTGACCATGAGCCTGCGCATGTCGCCGTTCTCCGGCAGCACGTGGGTGGCCGACTGGACGATCTTCTACTGGGCCTGGTGGATTTCGTGGGCCCCGTTCGTGGGTTCCTTCATCGCGCGCATCTCGCGCGGCCGCAGCGTGCGCGAGTTCGTGATCGGCGTGGTGTTGGCACCGACCGTGCTTGGCTTCTTCTGGTTCGCCGTGTTCGGGGGAACGGCATTGTGGGCGCAGATCTTCGGCCACGCCGACCTTGTGCAGGCACTGGGCAATGGCTATGAGACGGTGCTGTTCACCCTGTTCGACAGCCTGCCGGCGTCGCTGATGCTGTCGGCGGTGGCATTGGTGCTGTTGATGATCTTCTTCGTGACCTCGGCCGATTCGGCGGTTCTGGTACTGGCCAGCATGTCCACCGACGAAGCCGGGGATCCGCCGCTGAAGCGCAAGCTGGCGTGGGGCATCGCGGTAGCGTTGATTGCGGCGGCATTGCTGCTGGCGGGCGGGCTGGATGCGCTGCAGGGCATGATCACGATTGCCGCGTTGCCGTTCGCGCTGCTGATGGTGCTGGTGATGGTGTCGCTGTACCGGGTGCTGGACCAGGAGTACACGCGCGAGCGGCGGCAGGCGCAGCGCCAGCGGCGCATGATCGATGCGTGGATCGCACGCGAGATGGCGGCGCAGGAAGAGACCCAGGCGGAGGCGGCACGCGCGCAGGATCAGGATTGA
- the ggt gene encoding gamma-glutamyltransferase, giving the protein MLSQAADRITGHTFATRSEVIAPHAMAATSQPLATQIALDVMKAGGSAVDAAIAANAALGLMEPTGNGVGGDLFAIVWDPKTQKLYGYNGSGRSPKSLTLAEFQRRGLKEIPATGPLPVSVPGAVDGWFALHERFGRKPMADNLAPAIRYARDGHPVAEVIAYYWDRSVPKLSQYPGFKEQFTIDGHAPRKGEMWKNPNLADTLQKIADGGRDAFYKGDIAHTIGDYFKKNGGYLSYQDMADHHGEWVEPVSSNYRGYDVWELPPNSQGIAALQILNVLEGYDFSKIPFGSPEHVHLFVEAKKLAFADRARFYADMAFQPAPVQKLISKEYAAQRRALISMDKALKEVQPGTPKQLEEGDTIYMTVADADGMMVSLIQSNYRGMGSGMAPPGLGFILQDRGEMFVLQKNHPNGYAPGKRPFQTIIPAFITKGGKPYASFGVMGGAMQPQGHAQIVMNLVDFGMNLQEAGDAPRIQHEGSTEPTGQATAMTDGGEVNLETGFPYETVRALMRKGHRVVFADGPYGGYQAILRDPETGVYYGASESRKDGQAAGY; this is encoded by the coding sequence ATGCTGTCCCAGGCCGCCGACCGCATTACCGGCCACACCTTCGCCACGCGTTCGGAGGTGATCGCCCCGCATGCGATGGCCGCCACCTCGCAGCCGCTGGCTACCCAGATCGCACTGGACGTGATGAAGGCCGGTGGCTCGGCCGTCGATGCCGCCATTGCGGCCAACGCAGCGCTGGGGTTGATGGAGCCGACTGGCAATGGCGTCGGCGGCGACCTGTTCGCCATCGTGTGGGACCCGAAGACGCAGAAGCTCTACGGCTACAACGGCTCGGGCCGTTCGCCGAAGTCACTCACCCTGGCCGAGTTCCAGCGTCGTGGCCTGAAGGAGATCCCCGCGACCGGCCCGCTGCCGGTATCGGTGCCGGGCGCGGTTGATGGCTGGTTCGCGCTGCACGAGCGCTTCGGCCGCAAGCCGATGGCCGACAACCTGGCCCCGGCCATCCGCTACGCGCGCGACGGTCATCCCGTTGCCGAAGTGATTGCCTATTACTGGGATCGCTCGGTGCCGAAGCTGTCGCAGTATCCGGGTTTCAAGGAACAGTTCACGATCGATGGCCACGCGCCGCGCAAGGGCGAGATGTGGAAGAACCCCAACCTTGCCGACACCCTGCAGAAGATTGCCGACGGCGGCCGTGATGCCTTCTACAAGGGCGACATCGCCCACACCATCGGCGATTACTTCAAGAAGAACGGCGGCTACCTGAGCTACCAGGACATGGCCGACCATCATGGCGAGTGGGTCGAGCCGGTCAGCAGCAACTACCGCGGCTACGACGTGTGGGAGCTGCCGCCCAACAGCCAGGGCATCGCCGCGCTGCAGATCCTCAACGTACTGGAAGGCTACGACTTCTCGAAGATTCCGTTCGGCTCACCCGAGCACGTGCATCTGTTCGTGGAAGCCAAGAAGCTGGCCTTCGCCGATCGTGCGCGCTTCTACGCGGACATGGCGTTCCAGCCCGCGCCGGTACAGAAGCTGATTTCCAAGGAGTACGCAGCGCAGCGTCGCGCGCTGATTTCGATGGACAAGGCGCTGAAGGAAGTGCAGCCGGGCACGCCCAAGCAGCTGGAAGAGGGCGACACGATCTACATGACCGTGGCCGATGCCGACGGCATGATGGTGTCACTGATCCAGTCCAACTACCGCGGCATGGGCAGCGGCATGGCCCCGCCGGGGCTGGGCTTCATCCTGCAGGATCGCGGCGAGATGTTCGTGCTGCAGAAGAACCATCCCAACGGTTACGCACCGGGCAAGCGTCCCTTCCAGACCATCATTCCGGCCTTCATCACCAAGGGCGGCAAGCCTTATGCAAGTTTCGGCGTGATGGGCGGTGCGATGCAGCCGCAGGGGCACGCACAGATCGTGATGAACCTGGTGGACTTCGGCATGAACCTGCAGGAGGCCGGTGATGCACCCCGCATCCAGCATGAGGGATCGACCGAACCGACCGGGCAGGCGACGGCGATGACTGATGGTGGCGAGGTCAATCTGGAAACCGGGTTCCCGTACGAGACGGTGCGGGCGCTGATGCGCAAGGGGCACCGGGTGGTGTTCGCCGATGGTCCGTATGGTGGTTATCAGGCGATCCTGCGTGATCCGGAAACGGGCGTGTATTACGGCGCGTCGGAGAGCCGCAAGGATGGGCAGGCGGCGGGCTACTGA
- the ilvC gene encoding ketol-acid reductoisomerase, translating to MSTNELPQTKIAVIGYGSQGRAHALNLRESGFDVVVGLRPGGPTEVKAQADGFTVKAPADAVKDADLVAVLTPDMVQKKLYEDVLASNMKQGAVLLFAHGLNVHFDMIKPREDLDVVLVAPKGPGALVRREYEIGRGVPCIWAVYQDKSGKAAEYALAYAAGLGGARANLIQTTFKEETETDLFGEQAVLCGGASALVQAGFETLVEAGYQPEIAYYEVLHELKLIVDLFYEGGISRMLEFISETAQYGDYVSGPRVIDAGTKARMKEVLKDIQDGTFTKNWVAEYEAGLPNYNKFKQADLEHPIEKVGKELRAKMVWLQGQAA from the coding sequence ATGAGCACCAACGAACTGCCCCAGACCAAGATCGCCGTCATCGGCTACGGCAGCCAGGGCCGCGCGCACGCGCTGAACCTGCGTGAATCCGGCTTCGATGTGGTGGTAGGCCTGCGTCCGGGCGGCCCCACCGAGGTCAAGGCACAGGCCGATGGCTTCACCGTGAAGGCACCGGCCGATGCGGTGAAGGATGCCGACCTGGTCGCGGTGCTGACCCCGGACATGGTGCAGAAGAAGCTGTACGAGGACGTGCTGGCGTCGAACATGAAGCAGGGCGCGGTGCTGCTGTTCGCGCATGGTCTGAACGTGCACTTCGACATGATCAAGCCGCGCGAAGACCTGGACGTCGTGCTGGTCGCACCGAAGGGCCCGGGTGCACTGGTCCGTCGCGAATATGAAATCGGCCGCGGTGTGCCATGCATCTGGGCGGTCTACCAGGACAAGAGCGGCAAGGCCGCCGAGTACGCGCTCGCCTATGCGGCCGGCCTGGGTGGTGCGCGCGCCAACCTGATCCAGACCACCTTCAAGGAAGAAACCGAAACCGATCTGTTCGGCGAGCAGGCAGTGCTGTGCGGCGGCGCTTCGGCACTGGTGCAGGCGGGCTTCGAGACGCTGGTCGAAGCCGGTTACCAGCCGGAAATCGCCTACTACGAAGTGCTGCACGAACTGAAGCTGATCGTCGACCTGTTCTACGAAGGCGGCATCTCGCGGATGCTGGAGTTCATCTCCGAGACCGCGCAGTACGGCGACTACGTCAGCGGCCCGCGGGTGATCGACGCCGGTACCAAGGCGCGCATGAAGGAAGTGCTGAAGGACATCCAGGACGGTACCTTCACCAAGAACTGGGTGGCCGAGTACGAAGCGGGCCTGCCGAACTACAACAAGTTCAAGCAGGCCGACCTGGAGCACCCGATCGAGAAGGTAGGCAAGGAACTGCGCGCCAAGATGGTCTGGTTGCAAGGTCAAGCCGCGTAA
- the ilvG gene encoding acetolactate synthase 2 catalytic subunit — protein sequence MNSPTHRSAPPNGARWLTQALEAEGVRTLFGYPGGTIMPFYDALVDSSLKHILVRHEQGAALAANGFARASGQVGVCVATSGPGASNLVTGIADAMLDSVPMVCITGQVATPLLGTDAFQELDVFGLTMPIVKHSWLVRSVDDLPRVVADAFRIAREGRPGPVLIDLPKDVQLADASHLPAHVPANVEPPPAPADAAIAEAIAALAAAEKPVVYAGGGIALGDAVQDLREFVEASAIPTVMTLRGLGALPPQHPQSLGMLGMHGTRAANMAVQESDLLLVLGARFDDRATGKLAEFAPFARVVHIDADAYEISKLRSADVAVPGNVGHAIRALRAAFPSPKAHQDAWRKRCAQHRDRFAARYDAPGQHIYAPALLKRLSELAPADTVVACDVGQHQMWVAQHCRFTHPRNHLTSGALGTMGFGLPAAMGAQFACPERTVVLVSGDGSFMMNVQELATIARCRLPVKIILLDNSSLGMVRQWQELFFAERYSEIDLSDNPDFVALAKVFGIAATRIDARDDVEGGLAALLAEPGPALLHVAIDARANVWPLVPPNTANSTMLESNPAHARQEIPNAIPA from the coding sequence ATGAACTCTCCCACACACCGCAGCGCGCCGCCCAACGGCGCGCGCTGGCTGACCCAGGCGCTGGAGGCCGAGGGTGTCCGTACGCTGTTCGGCTATCCGGGCGGCACCATCATGCCGTTCTACGACGCGCTGGTGGATTCGTCGCTGAAGCACATCCTGGTGCGCCATGAGCAGGGCGCGGCACTGGCCGCCAACGGCTTTGCGCGCGCCAGTGGCCAGGTCGGCGTCTGCGTGGCGACCTCCGGTCCGGGCGCGTCGAACCTGGTCACCGGCATCGCCGATGCGATGCTCGATTCGGTGCCGATGGTCTGCATCACCGGCCAGGTCGCCACGCCGCTGCTGGGCACCGATGCGTTCCAGGAACTGGACGTGTTCGGCCTGACGATGCCGATCGTCAAGCACAGCTGGCTGGTGCGCAGCGTCGATGACCTGCCGCGCGTGGTGGCCGATGCTTTCCGCATCGCCCGCGAAGGCCGTCCCGGCCCGGTGCTGATCGATCTGCCCAAGGACGTGCAGCTGGCCGATGCCAGCCACCTGCCGGCGCATGTGCCGGCCAATGTGGAACCGCCGCCGGCCCCGGCCGACGCGGCCATCGCCGAGGCCATCGCGGCTCTGGCGGCGGCCGAGAAGCCGGTGGTCTACGCCGGTGGTGGCATCGCCCTGGGCGATGCCGTGCAGGACCTGCGCGAATTCGTCGAAGCCAGCGCCATCCCCACCGTGATGACCCTGCGTGGGCTGGGCGCGCTGCCTCCCCAGCACCCGCAGTCGCTGGGCATGCTGGGCATGCACGGCACCCGCGCGGCGAACATGGCCGTGCAGGAAAGCGATCTGCTGCTGGTGCTGGGTGCGCGCTTCGATGATCGGGCGACCGGCAAGCTGGCCGAGTTCGCACCGTTTGCCCGCGTGGTGCACATCGATGCCGATGCGTACGAGATCTCCAAGCTGCGCAGCGCTGATGTCGCCGTGCCCGGCAACGTCGGCCACGCCATCCGCGCCCTGCGTGCGGCCTTCCCCTCCCCCAAGGCCCACCAGGACGCATGGCGCAAGCGCTGCGCCCAGCATCGCGATCGCTTCGCCGCGCGCTACGACGCACCCGGCCAGCACATCTACGCCCCGGCGCTGCTGAAGCGCCTGAGCGAACTGGCGCCGGCCGATACGGTGGTCGCCTGCGACGTCGGCCAGCACCAGATGTGGGTTGCGCAGCACTGCCGCTTCACTCATCCGCGCAACCACCTGACCAGCGGTGCACTGGGCACGATGGGCTTCGGCCTGCCGGCGGCGATGGGCGCGCAGTTCGCCTGCCCCGAGCGCACGGTGGTGCTGGTCTCCGGCGATGGCAGCTTCATGATGAACGTGCAGGAGCTGGCGACCATCGCCCGCTGCCGCCTGCCGGTGAAGATCATCCTGCTGGACAACAGTTCGCTGGGCATGGTGCGGCAGTGGCAGGAACTGTTCTTTGCCGAGCGTTACAGCGAGATCGACCTGTCCGACAACCCGGACTTCGTCGCCCTGGCCAAGGTGTTCGGCATCGCGGCCACGCGCATCGACGCACGTGATGACGTCGAAGGTGGCCTGGCCGCGCTGCTGGCCGAACCCGGCCCGGCCCTGCTGCACGTGGCCATCGATGCACGCGCGAACGTGTGGCCGCTGGTACCGCCCAATACCGCCAACAGCACCATGCTGGAAAGCAACCCTGCACATGCACGCCAGGAGATCCCCAATGCAATACCGGCTTGA
- a CDS encoding ACT domain-containing protein, translating into MQYRLDLVLQPAEGALLRVIGMAERRGFAPRAITGAPMAADDGRWHLQLVVDSQRPPETLCRQMEKIYDCVSVQMTALEGASA; encoded by the coding sequence ATGCAATACCGGCTTGACCTGGTGCTGCAACCGGCCGAGGGCGCGCTGCTGCGCGTGATCGGCATGGCCGAACGCCGCGGTTTCGCGCCGCGCGCGATCACCGGTGCGCCGATGGCCGCCGATGATGGCCGTTGGCACCTGCAACTGGTGGTGGACAGCCAGCGCCCGCCGGAAACGCTGTGCCGGCAGATGGAAAAGATCTACGACTGCGTTTCGGTGCAGATGACCGCACTGGAAGGAGCATCCGCATGA
- a CDS encoding threonine dehydratase, which translates to MPAADASKESDVGDVTVADVLAAQARLRRFLPPTPLHHAERFGTWLKLENLQRTGSYKVRGALNALLAARERGDTRPVICASAGNHAQGVAWAAYRLDVPAITVMPHGAPATKIAGVAHWGATVRQHGNSYDEAYAFAVELAQRHGYRFLSAFDDADVIAGQGTVGIELAAHAPDVVIVPIGGGGLASGVALALKSQGVRIVGAQVEGVDSMARAIRGDVREINPVPSLADGVRVKIPGFLTRRLCTSLLDDVVIVREAELRETLVRLALEEHIIAEGAGALALAAGRRVAGRRKCAVVSGGNIDAGVLAGLLTDIRPRPPRKPRRRRAETPRSPGKATATAFPTPSPSPLQAVAPAVEEISL; encoded by the coding sequence ATGCCGGCCGCTGACGCCAGCAAGGAAAGCGATGTCGGCGACGTAACCGTTGCCGACGTACTGGCTGCGCAGGCCCGCCTGCGCCGCTTCCTGCCGCCCACGCCGCTGCATCATGCCGAGCGCTTCGGCACCTGGCTGAAGCTGGAAAACCTGCAGCGCACCGGCTCGTACAAGGTGCGCGGCGCGCTCAATGCCCTGCTGGCCGCCCGCGAACGTGGCGATACCCGGCCGGTGATCTGCGCCTCGGCCGGCAACCATGCCCAGGGCGTGGCCTGGGCCGCCTATCGCCTGGATGTGCCGGCCATCACCGTGATGCCGCATGGCGCACCGGCCACCAAGATCGCTGGCGTCGCCCATTGGGGTGCAACGGTGCGCCAGCACGGCAACAGCTATGACGAGGCCTATGCGTTCGCCGTCGAACTGGCGCAGCGTCATGGCTACCGCTTCCTGTCCGCCTTCGATGATGCCGATGTCATCGCCGGCCAGGGCACCGTCGGCATCGAGCTGGCCGCACACGCGCCGGACGTGGTGATCGTACCGATCGGCGGTGGCGGCCTGGCATCCGGCGTAGCCCTGGCGCTGAAGTCGCAGGGCGTGCGCATCGTCGGCGCGCAGGTCGAGGGAGTCGATTCGATGGCCCGCGCGATCCGCGGCGACGTGCGCGAGATCAATCCTGTGCCGTCGCTGGCCGATGGCGTGCGGGTGAAGATCCCCGGTTTCCTGACCCGTCGCCTGTGTACCTCGCTGCTGGACGATGTGGTGATCGTGCGCGAAGCCGAGCTGCGCGAGACCCTGGTGCGGCTGGCACTGGAAGAACACATCATCGCCGAAGGCGCCGGTGCGCTGGCACTGGCCGCCGGCCGTCGCGTCGCCGGGCGCCGCAAGTGCGCGGTCGTCTCCGGTGGCAACATCGACGCCGGCGTGCTCGCCGGCCTGCTCACCGACATCCGCCCACGCCCGCCACGCAAGCCGCGCCGACGCCGGGCAGAAACCCCGCGCTCGCCCGGCAAGGCGACCGCCACCGCTTTTCCCACGCCTTCCCCTTCCCCCCTGCAAGCCGTCGCACCCGCTGTCGAGGAGATTTCCCTGTGA
- a CDS encoding 2-isopropylmalate synthase, producing the protein MTTIERITTPRIRIFDTTLRDGEQSPGCSMSPPQKLVMARALDELGVDIIETGFPASSQSDREAMALIGRELRRPSLSLAVLSRCLQADIETSARALEAAANPRLHVFLSTSPLHREHKLRMTREQVLESVRRHVALARSYIDDVEFSAEDATRTELDYLIEVSRVAIAAGATTINLPDTVGFTTPEEIRTMFQQVIAGVADVPNAANVIFSAHCHNDLGLAVANSLAAIEGGARQVECTVNGIGERAGNCSLEEIAMVLKVRQAFYEQDTAIDTPRIVGTSQLLQRLVGMPVQRNKAIVGANAFAHESGIHQHGMLRHRGTYEIMRPEDVGWEDSQMVLGRHSGRAAVEARLRALGFWLEEDELKLVFEQFKGLCEQQRVVTDADLQTLMQGGSNAQGYRLASMTISDVGSRANALVELSDPDGNRVAETAQGDGPVDALFGALSAATGVQLMLDSYHVHSVGIGADARGEANLSVRHEGVEYDGTGTSKDIIEASALAWLDVANRLLRQRQANAGISAESPATATA; encoded by the coding sequence GTGACCACCATCGAACGAATTACCACCCCGCGCATCCGCATCTTCGACACCACCCTGCGTGACGGCGAGCAGTCCCCCGGCTGCAGCATGAGCCCGCCGCAGAAGCTGGTGATGGCGCGTGCGCTGGACGAACTGGGCGTGGACATCATCGAGACCGGCTTCCCGGCCAGCTCGCAGTCCGACCGCGAAGCGATGGCCCTGATCGGCCGCGAACTGCGCCGCCCGAGCCTGAGCCTGGCGGTGCTGTCGCGCTGCCTGCAGGCCGACATCGAAACCTCGGCGCGTGCGCTGGAAGCCGCTGCCAACCCGCGCCTGCATGTATTCCTGTCGACCAGCCCGCTGCACCGTGAGCACAAGCTGCGGATGACCCGCGAGCAGGTACTGGAATCGGTACGCAGGCACGTAGCGCTGGCCCGCTCCTACATCGATGACGTGGAGTTCTCCGCCGAGGACGCCACCCGCACCGAACTGGACTACCTGATCGAGGTCTCGCGCGTGGCGATCGCTGCCGGCGCCACCACCATCAACCTGCCCGACACCGTCGGCTTCACCACGCCGGAAGAGATCCGCACGATGTTCCAGCAGGTCATCGCTGGCGTCGCCGATGTGCCGAACGCAGCCAACGTGATCTTCAGCGCCCACTGCCACAACGACCTGGGCCTGGCCGTGGCCAACTCGCTGGCCGCCATCGAAGGCGGCGCGCGCCAGGTCGAATGCACCGTCAACGGCATCGGTGAGCGCGCCGGCAACTGCTCGCTGGAAGAGATCGCGATGGTGCTGAAGGTGCGCCAGGCTTTCTACGAGCAGGACACCGCCATCGACACCCCGCGCATCGTCGGCACCTCGCAGCTGCTGCAGCGCCTGGTCGGCATGCCGGTACAGCGCAACAAGGCCATCGTGGGTGCCAATGCCTTCGCCCATGAGTCGGGCATCCATCAGCACGGCATGCTGCGTCACCGCGGCACCTACGAAATCATGCGTCCGGAAGACGTGGGCTGGGAAGATTCGCAGATGGTGCTGGGCCGCCACAGTGGCCGCGCTGCCGTCGAAGCACGCCTGCGCGCACTGGGCTTCTGGCTGGAAGAAGACGAGCTGAAGCTGGTGTTCGAGCAGTTCAAGGGACTGTGCGAGCAGCAGCGTGTTGTCACCGATGCCGACCTGCAGACGCTGATGCAGGGCGGTTCCAATGCCCAGGGCTACCGTCTGGCTTCGATGACCATCAGCGATGTCGGCAGCCGCGCCAACGCGCTGGTCGAATTGTCCGACCCGGACGGCAACCGCGTGGCCGAGACCGCGCAGGGCGACGGCCCCGTCGATGCGCTGTTCGGCGCGTTGTCGGCCGCCACCGGCGTGCAGCTGATGCTGGACAGCTACCACGTGCACAGCGTCGGCATCGGCGCCGACGCGCGTGGCGAGGCCAACCTGAGCGTGCGCCACGAGGGCGTGGAGTACGACGGCACCGGTACCAGCAAGGACATCATCGAAGCGTCCGCGCTGGCCTGGCTGGACGTGGCCAACCGCCTGCTGCGCCAGCGCCAGGCCAACGCCGGCATCAGTGCTGAATCACCTGCCACCGCCACTGCCTGA